The sequence CACCTCCTGCACGGAATGCGCCCCGACGGGGTCCTGACCACGGTGGATCCCGAGGCCGACCGGCAGGCCTTCGCCCGCCAGGCCTTCCGCGCGGCCGGTTTCGCGGGCAACCGCGCCCGCTTCATCCCCGGCCGCGCCCTCGACGTCCTGCCCCGGCTCGCCGACGGCGGATACGACCTCGTCTTCTGCGACGGAGATCCCGCCGAGTCCCTCGACTACCTCGCTGAATCGTTGCGGCTGCTGCGCCCGGGCGGACTCGTGTGCTTCGAGGGGGTGTTCTCCGACGGCCGTACGGTCGACTCCGCGGCCCAGCCGGTGGAGGTGCTCCGGGTCCGCGAACTGCTGCGCAGCGTCCGGGAGAGCCCGGCACTGGAGGCAGCGCTGCTCCCGGTGGGCGACGGGCTGCTGTGCGCCGTGCGGCGCTGAGGACCCGTAGGAAC comes from Streptomyces sp. NBC_01408 and encodes:
- a CDS encoding O-methyltransferase, yielding MRQLWGQERVITGNRQTSWAFADAFVAEDDALRWARDRSREAGLRSVSPGTGAALRLLAATADAKAVAEIGTGTGVSGIHLLHGMRPDGVLTTVDPEADRQAFARQAFRAAGFAGNRARFIPGRALDVLPRLADGGYDLVFCDGDPAESLDYLAESLRLLRPGGLVCFEGVFSDGRTVDSAAQPVEVLRVRELLRSVRESPALEAALLPVGDGLLCAVRR